The genomic DNA AACTTTGAACCCAAGGAGGCTTTTGGTGACATTTCTCAACAGTCAAGTGTCTACTCACTGAGTCTTGTGTATCAGTGCAGTGTTAACCTTCTGTTTTGCATGTCCATTGGTACTATGGCCAATTGTAACTGTGAAATATAATTATGACTATTCCAGGTTTCTGCAAGTTGCTGGAATACAGTTTGGCTTTGATCCCAGTCTACAGCCTGGATGCAGGGTCATTGCTGAAAGTATAAGGATACAAGGCAACAGTCTAGAACCAGACAAAACATATCTAGTGGCGATGAAGGAATATCTAACAAAGGTACCAGAGATGTTTGCCAGGTCTGGTCTCTCTGCTCAATGTCCAAATTCAAGGATACTCCTACTGCTGACTCAAAATCAGGCTGCACAAACCATGTACTCATTGGTAAACATTGTTAGTGCAGGTGCATGGACAAGTACAGTGATCTTTATATTCATATGCAATTTCTGCACTGATCCTAAAGGAAAAATGTCTAcagtttcaagtttcaagtgaTTTGGTGTATTTGAAATGGAAAAGACATTTATTGGAAACACATTAGAAACTGGACAAATAAATGTTCTTATCTTCTGATAATCTAAAGCGGTTAGTTATCCCTCAAATTTCAATGTAAATCTGGTCTGGAGTAAGGTTTTAGATTATCAGTgtaggaatatgtgtgtgatatatataaTTGGTAAAATGTAACCACATTACAACCACACAACAGAGAGAATTTGAGGGTATTTCAGAAGGTGGAAGTTGTGCATTTGGGTTGTAAACATTTGGTgtgaaagaaaatgtgtgtcgTCCCCATTTCATTGAAGCACACATATCGCCATCAGGGTGGCAGACAGAGATGAACTTATAAAACACTGAACATCTCCTTAAATTCCATGCCAGGAGCTATACCAACATCAAACTGGTTGAGATTCTGAAGATGCATGCGTTTGTTTGCAGGGGAAAGATGGGTATTCCATGTTTACTGACTGTCCACAGAAGTATGACGTAGAATCCGCACAGGTCCTCTCCACAATCGTCATCAATCATTTTGAGTCTGGGAACATCGTTCAAGGCCTCAAAACCTGCATATCTGGCCATCGCATGGGTCTTATCAGAAGCACCAGTAGCCCCTCAGTCACAGGTATGTCAATCCTTTTCATACCGGCCTGATAAACAAATCCTCTTCAAAACCCCGGGGACCATTTCTGTGTAACCATGCTCATTTGACCTAGACGTCAGACGTCTCACTCTGGTCTTCACCTGTCCACTGTTGTCTTCCCACAGCCATTGAGCGAGGTGCTGACGTGCCCGTGGCTCTGGTGCCTGCAGTGGAGGGGAGGATAGTTCATGTGTACACTGAGAGCCAGTTAGAGTAATGCTGCTAGGGGAGGACAGCAGACACTGCTATGTTTTAGACAAAGTGAGCAACAGATTCTGTGTAAGAGAGTGCTTATTATTTCTTATCAGTACCGATGGATCgaatatttatatttagtaaAGTTATATATGCTAAATGCTATACCGGTGaatacatatatttgtatttagtaAAGCTGTAATCCTGTGAACTATTTAAAGTGTGGAATGTACATTAAATTGGAACATTCTGATTATGTTGGTGCAGTCTCATTGAATCCCAGTGATCCCAATGAAAACTGAGTGTGTCGTCACCAGGGTAAAATGAAAGTGCTCTTCAACTGAAAACTGATATAACTATAGTAAAATATGAGTGTATGATTGTGGTACTGATGCATGAAAGTACTGACAATAAATACTGAATACGTTGTGGTGGTCAACAGGCAATTGAAAGTCATTTTATAGCAGATTTGgttttatataaaaatatataaaaatggaAAATATTAATGCCATTATTATAGCAGatataaataacaaaataaacccCCAAAATAAGCCctttacagaaagaaagaaatgcatgTAATTAAAAATATCAAACAAGATTCAGAGAGAAACTTTACTATGACAGCAAGAAGGAAACTGCTTATGAAAACATTTGAGTATGGATTATGTTTCTTGTCTCTCAGTAGTATTTTGGGAAAAGTTTCCTCTGCAAGTACTTCTTTTGTGAAGTcaataaaaaatgatttgtttgttaTCGAACAGGTATGAGTGTTACACATGCGCAGAGACATTTGACTCAGAATCAAGCATGCATGCAAACTGATGCATTTTAAAAAACACTGTCAATGTCTGGCTTCCTACATTTCTTAGCTCAATAGCTAATCCCTCCAACGGCCATTTTAAAACGATGGGAAGAAGAAGTAGCAGAGGAAACAGAAGACGATGAAGCCGATGACCCAGTTGACGGAGTAGATGTAGATGATCACCATGTCCATGTCGAATCGCCAGCCGCGCGAGTCGTCCTCAAAGTCCAGCGCGTCAAGACGGTACCCGCCATGAGGAAACTGACGCCTGCCAATTGGACTAGCCTGTCTCTGGAACCCTGGAAAGGGGAAATCTCATTACATATTGATGGGAAAGTGTATCCATGTTTGACAGTATAGTCCCATTTATCAGTTCAGTCATCTGTCGTAAATGATTCGAAATATATTCTGCTAGATTTTTTGCCCTTCTTCGGCCCAAGTACATAGTCCCATCCCATCTGAAGTGTTTtttgcagagtgtgtgtttgttgttctgttgttctgttCTTGTTGCATTTGTAACTGGAACTGAAAAGGTAGCTTAGCTTTGTGTGATTATTTCATTTATGTCTTCACTAGCAAGTTAGCTTGGGTGTTTTTGCCCCTATGCTCACCTAAGGGCTTTTTCATTATTGGTGGCCAAGCAGCGAAGCCACCTAGAGGGTTTttacgtattattattattattattattattattattatcatacatCTTCTTCTGCCATGGGAGtctatggcagcccctagaaccgcaTGGTCAGAAGttgtgaaatttggcacactcttTGGGACCAGTCCCCTCATCAAtttcaccaagtttcatgtctcccatttGAACCCTCTAGCACCACCAATGGTTCAAAGTTTGTGATGTGTGAAGAACTGCTTATATTTTTACCAAGTAACTGAACTCTGTGTTTTCCAGCACTGAGAATAGCTCACTAGGATAAGTGGGTGTCCTGGCAACGTCAGAGGTTCGAATCCAGCCAAAGCCGGCGAGCTTGTCATGTCTCTGATTCTCTGTTTAGCGAGACTGCAAAGGAAGCCAGGTACACCTGTAGTCAAGCTGTATATAGTCAATGCAATCCTCACACAAACTATCAAAATTATTTTAGATTTTCGAAACCAATAGCGCCGCCAAACAGAAAGTTGTGTcgtatctcagcaaatctttgatGGATTCACGCCAAACTTGCTGCGTGTACTCGGAACCCTCTTCTGAGGATGACGAAAGTTTCTTCTGGGTCATTTGACCCCTGCTTGGCCACCCCattgctgcttgcagctatatttcatattgtttttgtatgtttgtgtttttttcgtGCGCGTGGGTTGGTCTGGTGGTCGGGAGAAGGAATGTCTGTTGAGAAAGCGCTGCAACACAAAGAGCTGGACGAAAACAGGCAGCAAGGACGCAAGTGAACCCTGTAACGCGTGTGGACTCTATTGTGCAAAACATTTCACCTTTAGTTATATTTAACTTTCCTGTCTCGTgcattttttgtatttgtgtttttttttagcagagTAAATGGCTGAAAAAAAGCATTGCCAGATAATGTCCAATATGTGAGTAGGCTTACCGCCCAAAATCCTGAAGATTTTCCTGCAGCTGGGAAGAGGCCACTTAGCACAGGTGGCCTTCTGGAATGTCTGCTTCCGTAACAAGTATTCCTTTGGGAAGAAGGTCCGAGCTGTTTGATTTAGTTCTGCAAGAAAAGAACATCACTGCatatggagagagtgaaagtggaTGTAATTGTTCAGAAGCACTTTCGGCATCtgtgatttgtatttgttgAAACAAGATAAGCTTATGTAGTTTTTACATCATGGTAGGGCTGTTTGCCAGGTGTTTCACCAGGATCTTATGCAGTATAGGTGTATGTTGATAACATCTTTCGGCCATTAAATacaagtttatttttttatcttttcccctcttctctgtaTTGGGCACGGTCCTGTGCTTTTAACATTATGTCTCCATGCACCTTGGGTTGAATAATCAAC from Clupea harengus chromosome 18, Ch_v2.0.2, whole genome shotgun sequence includes the following:
- the rnf180a gene encoding E3 ubiquitin-protein ligase RNF180, whose translation is MCHPCNHIFCEPCLRTLAKNSPTNTPCPLCRTIISHVFFQKELNQTARTFFPKEYLLRKQTFQKATCAKWPLPSCRKIFRILGGFQRQASPIGRRQFPHGGYRLDALDFEDDSRGWRFDMDMVIIYIYSVNWVIGFIVFCFLCYFFFPSF